The Scleropages formosus chromosome 15, fSclFor1.1, whole genome shotgun sequence genomic sequence CGTGGATAAGCTCAGCAGTCCAGAGGATGACATCCCTCGTGAATCACATGGGTGTTTGCGCTGAAACAACCCTAACGTGTATTTATAGAGACATTTGGATGCAGGTCGAGGTGTGGGTGGATTGCGATgctatttaaaatatcaaatgaGGACTTCCTCAGGGTATCTCCTTTGTACTTGAATCATATGTGGGAGAATGGGATTGTATCTGGGAATAGAAAACTGTTGAAATGTCATTAGTATGCATGATTCTTACATTTTCAAAGGCTTGTTTCTATACATacaatgtgttttttgaaaaaagtatgaATTAATTATTGGTAAGAAAAAACAACGCAGATTTTTTTGATGTTATTTTCTGGAATTGTTTTCTCTGTGAAGTGGACATGTAGCATAACTGATTAAAGCTATTTATTTTGACATTCTTTgcctgcaataaaaaaaatgttccagtaGATAATAGTACTATGTTCACCAGGGGGCCTTGATAATAGGATGGAAAATAGCCTGAATGCAATCATGTAAATCCCACCAGATGAGTTATACATAGTTCATATCTGTCTGCAAGTACTTTGCAACTTATCTTCCTtaccacaaaaaataaaaataataatataaataacatttgtgACTCTACTGAGAAAGTTAATTAAATggtgatacagtaaatatttttcaaaacagcagACAATGTTTTCTGGGCTTGGCTGACCTTTTCTTTCATCTAGACCTCataaatttcacaaatttttgttttggtcACAAAGAAAGAATTTTGCCGGAAACTAAGATGATTGACAAATGCTGGGTGAGTTAGAAAGTGAACGAATTAAGGAACATGAAAGACAAATACTGTGGCTTTTTGATTGAATCTGGCCATAAGGCACTTATTTTTTCAGTACAGTAACCTCATTACAGTCATAAAACATGGGGCACGTCTTCCTACATAATTAATTCCTCCAGAAAAATGCTGTGAGCTGTGGTACATTGTCTGGGGGCTACTGGTATACAAGAATTTGCTGGCATAGTCACATTTGGTTTCCCAAGcttaattacttttttgaaaGAGCTATTGTTTTTGATGAAAATATACAGACATAGTTTATTGCACAAAATGTTGGAAGTATTATGTTTTCCTCTATTCATAACATAAATTTCTACCCAAACTGTCCTTCCAAAATCAGCCAAGTTTAGCCTAAATTATGACTGCATCTTGACTTAATCACATGCGTTTCTACAAAAGCTGCCATATTACTCTTGATTTCCAAGAATATCTTGCAAAGCCAGGCCCATCAATAGGATTTCTTTTAGGAATGAGCAGCAATGTCTGATGCAAGGGTATAGCCTTAATCTCAGAGATAACCGGTGGTGGGTTTACTCCATTGCTAATCCGCATACGTAGAAACTGTGGGTTTAGTATAATGCACGAGCCATAGGCACCGTTGAGTTGCCCTACGAATGCTATGTGAACGTACTTTACGGACACATGATGGATTAGTTCCACTTCAAAGTGGAGTTATAtccatatttgaaaaaaaaaaaaattccttctgCATAAGTGTCTCCCATACATCCACTCATCTTTAGGAATTGACAAGGCATGCTGATATTTATGTAAGTTGaatttgtaaatttacataaTATAAGCAAGGCAACGAGTGTTTGAACTTAGCTATGcaagtattttattaaaaaaaaaaatcagtatctATTCCAATACAGATTAGAAAAGCACAGACATTTTTAGGataaatttgcattttgcataCATCGTTATGctgattttgccatttgttaACTGTGTGTGGTCACCATATGCTCACAAGTTACATCATCCCCAAAACATATGAAACAATGTCGGAAGAAAGGCTTTGAAGATCTTAGGTCAAATCCAGTAATGCTGGCCTATTGAAACAGCATATAATTTAATACGAGAATGCCATGTATCATGATATTTGATGTTATAGAAAGCCAAGCTGTAAGGCCTTATACCTTGCTTTAAGGTTACCAAAATAATGTATTCTTGCCCAAACTAATGATGCTAAGAATTTAGCATTAATTTTCAAGGACTAAAGTCTATTGCAAAAGACATCCAGGTGGAATCTGAAAGTTTCTAAATGGACTaaaagctgtgttttttcttttacctcGGTTTTATTTTGGCTCTTTTAAATTGAGTAACAGCACTTTACTTTCTTTACATGAAGATGAATTATTCCTGAAAACTGGTGTAGGCAACCACTAAAATTCTTATTCCGATAATTAAAGCCATCTCCCGCAGAGCTGCAAAGAATTTCACGTACATTATCTGAAGCGCTCTCAACGCCACAGGTGGGAACCCTATGGGCCTGTTGTagaaaaagatcattttaagTTAGGTTTTCTTCGTAAGGTCTGAACCATGACTGCTGAGCAGTTTGATTGTAACCATCTGGAGGGTTGCTGGGGCTGTCTGTGACGCGACTCTGTGATAAGGAGATTAAGCTAACAACGGTTCCTGCTTTTTATGTGAACACGCATACACTGCAAAACCTCGAGATGTTCACCTCCGCAGATGTTTGGCAAGGGATGACAACACATGCGAACTGGAAGCAGTGGTTAAGGCTCCATTAAATGATTGATGGTGATTAACTGATAGCTTCCAACAGAAATTAAGCTGCTGGTCAGTGCTTATGAATTCACAACGCATATGAGAATGccattttcaccattttttgacactttttatGTGTAATGTGTCGggcattattttaatatttgatttcTGCTCTATCAAAGCATAAATATGAAGATTTGCAATGAGCTGCAAAGGATTTGTTCGGTGTAATGAACTCTCTACGAAGAAATTTATAGCAGGTCTAActcttttctcttctccttgaactcataaaaaaagacaatatttaGTGTCCGTACCATTTATAAAAATCATATCGGTAAGAACAGTATTTtcagtacactggctccttgtgttacaaatgtTTAAGTTATGAGTTTGCAAAGGTGCAAACATTTtctagtttgtttatttttcatgcacacattgcattttctatgaggtgtgcattcctttgcagaaaaacatctactaaatgaatacgtgtaaatgtaattgtattttcttcatcaTTTTACTGTCAAAgtttttgcagagtgaaagttacctgcatttccatgtacagccattagttggcagtaaaatgcacccaaacagaatatgAGAGAAAGATTCCAATACACCTCACTGCTTCTGTGTTTACAGCAGCTATAGCTTGTGAATAAGTCaagaaacatctttttttttttaaccttttactCAGTGGAGCTTAACTTTGTGGTAATAATAACTTTGAAGTTCCAACTGAGTTACGAGCTCAGTCCCGGTAGTGTCCATGAGCTGAGAAATGAATGTATATGAGATCAGTATGATTGATAGAGCatctaatatttaaaatgtgagaTTACCATAAAACAGAACATCAATCCGGAGCATAAAGTGAGAATAGCACTGCATCATCAGAGGATTAAAGTATTCCATCCTGGCAGATTCTGCTCTCTCTATTGACCACAGGATGACGCTGCAGGAAATATTTTGGCAGAATTTGACAAATTGTTCACAACTTCTTTCCTTCTTCACACAGAATCAAACCTAATGTTTGTGATGTGGTGCTGAAGTTGTACTTAGACTCAAAAATGACAATAACAGCAAGGTCAGCTGCCAGGCCCGTGCCAGAAGTGGAACATAGTACTGACCCTGTTTTCCAGGATCAATTGTCATTCATTGACTACACCCTTAGAGCAGTCCTCATATTGAACATGCTCAATCAGATTTCAAACAGGCATCAATGCAGGTGACAGCAGAATTAACTAGCACTGCAGGGGTCTTTGGCAGTTAAGGGGACTCATGGGTAACAGCATTAGATAGCTGACATGCACGACAGGGATTCATATTTGCCCAGGGGACATGAAATTGCAGTAGAAAACTCATCTGTCACTGGTGACTTTCTAAGAACTCATGGTTGATGGGTTACGCGGCAGGTGGGAAATCCGGAACCCAAAGGCATATTCCATAAGCTAAAGTGTACCAGTTCTGCATATAACATTTGCGTTATATGCGTGCGATGAATGCATAATGACAGGCATAAGTAAAAGTAGGCTATCATCATTCAAAAAAAGTCCAaattctatccatccattaattattgataaccacttgtccaagacaggctctggatcaccacgaccctatcttagaagcacagggtgtttGGTAGGGTACAACCTGTCACTctaatctctctctctttctctctctctcacacacacacaccagttcatacatgtttgaaataaattaaccacatgtctttggactgtgagaggaaaccagagcacccagaactACCCATCACAAATATGCgaagtccacacacactgagctggattcaaactcatgtcTGAATAAACTGCGAATGAGAGTGAGTGAGATGTtcctacccactgtgccacccctacGTTCAAAATATCCGTAGCAAATGGTTGTTCAGCGTGGTTGTTGTAGTATTTGCTCAGAGCAATGTGGATCTCTACTAACGAACttgaaacacattaaaagcTCCAGGATTCAACCAGATTTAGGAATCAAAGCTACTTTACATAAAAGAGATGTTTTTCACAGAGATGTTACATCCATGTGCCCAAGAATGCTGTGGCAACCATGGGTGAAACTGGCTGCTTTAAAGCTGGATCGCGTTGGGTTCGACTGATCTCCCTCAGCAGGCTGCTCCCTCTGCGTCAAGGCAGCCGCACAGCCAGGAAGGCCACCAAGCTACAGACATTACATGAGACTGCAGTAATGTTTTAAACCCAAAGAGCTTTTTGTATGATAATGGTGGTTTGGAATTTAAGCTCTGGGGTGCTATTCTGTGTTCCAGGGCCTGCTATTCCTGTTGGCGTGGACGTTCAAGTGGAAAGCTTGGATAGTATTTCTGAAGTCGACATGGTAGGATAACAACTTTACTTTTCTGAAACGGGGAAATGATTTCATGGAACTAAAATGACCAAGGTAAATGACTTTTTGGAAAAACTATTTCtaatttgaaacatttatttgtacagtaccagtgaaaagtgtgagagTCTGCTTGCTGCTTGGTggtcagagaaaaaaagaaggaggaaaaataaaaatttaaaatatatatagaaaatttgtttttacagacaaaggggaaaaaaggtcATTTTCCTTCTGCGGTTACAAGTAGCCTTGGGTGTTACCTTTCTGCAATTTCCAGTATTGAACAGTGCTTCTTAGCCCTGGTCCTGACAATTCCTGGTGTACGGTGGTTTTTTTGTTCCATCTGAGATAATTTCTGTTGAATGAGCTttttgattaataaataaaataatttaagtcAGAGTAAATGGTTAGTGGAGGAGTTAGTAATTCTTAGTTATGTTAACTGGAACTGGTATTGAGGAATAGCTTCTATAATTAATGTACTAGAAGAGCGGTGCACGTGccaaaatgctgtttttacttGATTTGTGAATCTTAAATAGCACTAATTAAGCCATAATAATTCTTTTAGACTAGTTAGTGTCAAAATTAAAGGATGATTAATCTACATTATGTAACTGATCAGAGAGCAGTGGAGTGAGGGCCTATTGTAATTGGCGATTAAATTAGATCATGGATATTGTAGGGCCTGtctaaggggaaaaaaataaaataacttacCTTTACATCATTAGACATTTCATAATGAATGCAAATTCCAGCGAGTCCAGAAATAACATAATTTTAATAGTGACCTTCATTGTGAGTGGGCTGCTGCATTCCTAAGGGCAGGACAGGGCTTTCACACAATGCCTTTATACAACACAgtgtttttaaatcatattattAAACGTGCAGATCTGACCAATTGTCTTGAGCCACTAGGGGGCGAAAGTTCTAACCACCAGGAGGCCCCATGGAATCTGGAGCTGTTTATTGTTTGCTACCAGTATTGTAGGATGTTTTATCAAACTCTTCGGAAACacgtttgtttttgtatttaagaGAGAGAACCACCCCCAAAGCTTGTGATTTTTCACTAGATATGCCAAAAAAGTGAACACATTTCTCATTATCCTAAGAATGCAGTTTATTATAGATTTTTTATACgttgaacaattaaaaaagaaaaaagtacatttagaaCATTAATTGATAAGGTCCAGATATAAATCCCAACGTGGTGGTGAACTTTGAGGTGAGCCCAGTTACTGTAGACACTGCTGTTGTACGGTACTTAATTctgaattactcagctgtataaatgggtgaataattgtaagtatcttagcattctgagtaatttttaagGGGGAAGAAAACCTTCACTTGTTCACTTGGTGACAGGACTTCACGGTCACTCTGTACCTGAGACACTACTGGAAGGACGAACGCTTGGCCTTTCCCAGCAGCACCAACAAGAGCATGACCTTCGACGGCCGCCTGGTCAAGAAGATCTGGGTGCCTGATGTTTTCTTTGTGCACTCCAAGAGGTCCTTCATCCACGACACCACGACAGACAACATTATGCTTCGCGTGTTCCCTGATGGGCATGTGCTCTACAGCCTGAGGTGAAGAGAgccaatatttttaaatgctatgCGAAAGCAACTTATGGCCAAAGTTTTCTAGGGCTCGCTAGCTGCGAAATATGGAAGATTTTCtattacatgaaaaatatgtcCACTCCAATAGCTTTTCATAGAGTCAGAATGATAAGCTGAAAGCTGGAGAGTTGTTGCAAATAGAGTCTTCGTGTCAATGGTTTCATATTCGTGGTTATCtaaaaaaaatggatatgacaaaatatttcattttagtttgACCTTTGAGCCCTTTTTTATGTGTATGCATAAATGGATAGGAACCACAATGTTGATTTGGGACTATgatctttttaatttacattcattaatttaactgacgctttactccaaagcgacttacagtgttaaggtatgtaaaattatttacccatttttacaactgggtaattttactagaagaATTAAGTGTAAGTGCCTTAAGggtacaggaggtgggatttgaacctgcgacatttgggtccaaaatCAACAGCTCCAACAACTCTGTTAAAAGCTGTCGTATTATTACTCACGTTTGCTCCTAAATTataacagaaacattttgatgTTCAGAAAAACCTGTGCTGttataaatgaacattttggaATCTAGAAGTCAATCAGTGGTGTGTATatacaggggcagcaggtagtatggTGGTCAGAACTGTAATTTTTCAATTGAAGAAGTCATTTAAAATCCCCACTCTCTAGCACctgatcaaggtgtttaccctgaactgataaaaattaaacagttatataaatgggtatataattgtaagtagcttagtgtataaCATACTACATTTCTGTAGAAAAAGCAGCAGGGAAAATAATGTAGAACAACCCTTCGAACCCTACTTATATAGAATATAATCCCATTTACTGTTGTTCTGACTTATTTGAATGCGGGTTTTGTCTCTGGTTCAGTAATAATGCATGTGGACAGTGGTAATTAATCCATGTGTCTACTGTTTGAATTTCCAGGGTCACAGTCACTGCTGCCTGCAACATGGACTTCAGCCGCTTCCCTCTGGACTCACAGACCTGCTCCTTGGAGCTTGAAAGCTGTGAGTTCCCGCTCTACAGGTCATTTGGGGTGTGAGATGAGGTGAGCATGGTTATGCAGTGAGATGGTCACACCCAGCCTCATGCCACTGACGCTTTGCAGATGCCTACACCGATGAGGACCTCATGCTGTACTGGAAGAATGGAGATGAGTCTCTAAGCACGGATGACCGCATCTCCCTGTCCCAGTTCCTCATCCAGAAGTTCCATACGACCTCGAGGCTGGCTTTCTATAGCAGCACAGGTACACTCAcactaaaaacataaaacatggaTCCACACACAGCTGGGACATATCTGCTCATCTGAAGGCCACCAGGGACACGGGGACTCAGTGAGGCATCAACATgcaatgtaaaatacatatacatttacctTGCTTACAAGATCGCTAATTGCGATGATTtagtaaaatatgtttttatgaTTAAACTAGTTGTTAGATTTATGTTAATAAAAGTGTTCTTTTTCGGTATGAAGGAAGTAGTTTAAGAAATCTCAAAAGGTTTTCTCCATGTGATCTGGGAAGCAGATGTTGCCAGTATTGAGCATCTTTGCGcattctgctgttctttttcacAGGGTGGTACAATCGTCTCTACATTAACTTCACTCTGCGGAGACacatcttcttcttcctgctgcAGACCTACTTCCCAGCCACGCTCATGGTCATGCTCTCCTGGGTGTCCTTCTGGATTGACCGGCGGGCAGTTCCTGCTAGGGTGTCCCTAGGTAACGTTAATATTTTggccaaggtaacttacagtgtcacACAACCATTGATGTATcctatatttatacagcaaggtattctcACTGtatcattcagggtaagtgccctgcgggagtgggattcaaactgggaaccttcagattacaagatTCATAACACACGGTTATCAGCCTTTCAGTAGATTCTACCTGATGTGAACAAAAGATCACAAGAAATTGTTTCActatgaattaaattaaaatatctgtatgtctgtatgtttaaggaaatggagaaaaaagggTTACATTTATGTTATTTGTTATGCCTTCAGTGTTAAATCTACAGCACACATCCCTCCATCCCAGTTATTGGCTTATGGTGACTTTATGATGATTCTGCCCAGGTATCACCACGGTACTCACCATGTCCACCATCATCACTGGGGTGAACGCCTCCATGCCCAGGGTGTCCTACATCAAAGCCGTGGACATCTACCTCTGGGTCAGCTTCGTGTTTGTCTTTCTGTCCGTGCTGGAGTACGCTGCCGTCAACTACCTGACCACGGTGCAGGAGCGCAGAGATCGCAAGGTCAGAGAAAGGCTTAGGGAGCAGGTAGacacacatttgttcactttgttCATTTCAGGACAAGAGTACTTCAAAACTGGACATGGAAACATGAACAAAATTAAGTAAGTCACTACTGGCTCCCATATCTTGGGTCTGTAGGCATTTTTTCTAATGTATTTCATAGCACTTCAGGTTACTGTTCATTCTTAATCTGGTTATATTTAAGTACTGCTTGTTTTACTCATCTATTGTGCTCATGTCCACAAAAGTACCCATCAAAAATCTATATCgctgtttattaattaatgaatacAATTTCATAACGcacataaacatatttttggaagaaaagcaCACCTGACACAGCTGAGTTCTTCCAAAACAGAACAACAACCCACATGTTTCTAATTTATTCaagcagaaaatgtaaaatgtggccTGGAGTAAGGTAAAACCCATGGGTACTTTGCAACGCAGTTTAGGGTAAACTCAACAGCAGAGTCatcatatctatctatctatctatctatctatctatctatctatctatctatctatgtctttctttatttattcttcatatTCCATATCCCTCCATCTAATTTCTTCACCGTCTGCACATGTACTTGTCTCTTTGTCTTTGACCATACCTGTCcatctctctctatctctctgcAGTCTTTACCCTGTACTTGTGGCATGTCCCACACCCGCACCATGATGCTGGATGGGATGTATAGTGAAGCAGACACTGACAGCCTGGCAGGATACACCACAGCGCCCATGGTGCCTGAGGAGCGGGAGAAGCCGGGACACATGGCGGGAACCCTCTCCGTGAGCAGCGTCTCCACCACTACCGCCAAGAAGAAGGGACTCCGGGGCTTGCGGATCATCCCAAACACGCATGCTATTGACACTTACTCTCGCATGATCTTTCCGGGCTCCTACATCATCTTCAACCTCATCTACTGGTCCGTTTACTGCTGAACTCCACAGCGGTCTTTGGAGCCCTATGTGGAAAGAGATAAATTTGGACTGgtctggataaaaaaaaaaaggggcaagTCCTGTGAAAACAAGTGCCAAAACACTTGTGTGAAAACAAGTATTTACAGGAGGACCTCTGACACGGAGAAAGGAGGAattctttgatttattcatgtcaGGTGTAATAAAGGATGTGATACAGGACTTTGGGAGCATCCAGGTTAGACCGCACTAATTTCTGTAGTTGATTACCAGTGGTTTTGGGCTGTGAAAACATTGTGCTTTTTCATCTGGTAAACAACAGCATGACTCTGGAAACACTGGAAGCAATTTAGTCTGAGCCGGTCCACCCCCAGTTCCATGCTTCTGGCCCACGGTCATCCGGAACAAGAAGTTTTCCACAGCTTATGAAATACTGGTGTTATTGTGCTGTATTCTAACAAGTCATTTGCAGGTAGGACTGGACATTTGTATGTTACACATGTAGATGCGTGTTGAATGTTGTCAGCTTTGCATCCAAATTCTGGTAGACAGGCACCTCTGTGGCTTCCGTTTTATTTTAGTTACTTTGGGTGGAGGGCGGGGGGCAGTATTTAATACTCTTGacaagtatttttaaaaatgcaaattaaaaattatgcatATTTCCAATGTTTGTGTCATCATAAGTGAATTACCCCACATAACGTCCTTCAAATTATGGCTTCCGCAGCTGGTTCTTTGTGACCGGGAGACAGTTCTTCTCAGCACCGTTGAACTGAGTTTTACAAGCCAAACTGTGATTTTTAGCCTGAACTGAGTTCCTGTCACGTGTTACAGGCTTGTGGATGGTAAATCAGCGCAGGGGACTTTGTTTTCATCTTCCGCCTGCTGTGGCCCTGCTTCGTCCCTCTGGAAGCCCTGTGGAGGCCTGGAATTTCAGCTCTCAAACAGCAAGATTGTCAGGCGCTCAGGCGACTGGAGCTTAATCCCCTGTGAAAGGGATTAGCCGTCCATTCTTATCCATTTCCTCATGATTTTAACATGGACATGCACCAATGGTAGAATGAGAGATGAAATACAGGTGTGTCATACGTTTCTAACATTCctagtatttaaaaaatgcatattaatcACCGGTGAACagtaaaacatttatgtaatgtaatacatttaccATTCATAATCAAATTGAGATTTAATTGTACATAGGGTGCTCAATTTAAtgtccatttaattttttatatctCTTGTAGGACTTgtgtaataactgtaagcaaAGATACTGGTCTGGCTGTAAAAATAGAAGGTTCATCaatgaactttaaaaaatcCTAAATTACAGTATTGATCCAAGATGTGAAGTTTTGGGATTTTCTCAGGGTTAGATATGCTAGTTTAATCTGAAGTTATTATGCAATTATTTTACGCAATTTAAATTGCCTGTAGACTTGTTATGGCCACAGATCACAGTAAGAAAAAGCTAAGGCTTCTTTTACAAACATGCCAAAGGGCAGCTAGTTGTTATTTGTATGGTCCTTTGACTAGCAGTATCAATGGAATCTGCTTTGTAtacgtatatgtgtgtgtctgcctaggcatatgtgtgtgtacccaCACTTAAATGGACTGAGTGCCCGAGGTAACTATCACTCTCAGACTTTTCTCAAATAGGTCACAAAGAACACAAATCCCCATGCATCAGCCAAAAATATCCAATGTAAACATACCCTATGTTGCTTgcaccattttttaaattgacttTCATGGTACTAACCCAAATTCGTGATCTTATAATCCAACTGTTTGGAGTGGCTGGAAAAAAGAGGCCACACACAATAACAGTCATCACAGATGCTTTCCAACCTCAGAACATACCTCTACATATTAGCAGTCTTGTCGGAcagatgtgtttttcagaaacaatttctttttttggtggTGGCGATGGTTGCAAATAAACAGTCCATTTAACCAAAATCTAAAGTGTAGTTTctttaaatacatgaaaatgccCAGAAGAGGTGGGCAGCCGCTGCTATTTGGACCccagaagtttatttttctcccttttagTTTTGATTGggacttgttttgttttcctcaccaCTGTTACTAgcttggggggcgtggtggtgcagtggcgcagtgagttggaccaggtcctcttctccagtgggtctggggtttgagtcctgcttggggtgccctgcggtggactggcgtcctgtcctgggtatgtcccctccccctccagccttattccctgagttgccgggttaggctccggttccctgcgaccccatatgggacaagtggttcagaaaatgtgtgtgtgtgtgtgtgtgtgtgtgtgtgtgtgtgttactagcTTGCTTACTCTGTTGTTAattatatgttttaaatatgttattCCGCATTATTTACACCAACTTTgctcagcactctgtgtcattctggtgagaagagTACTGTATTAGAgtacaattaaattatttttgtaaactcAGCTGAACAGCAATCCTTGACCAGTTGTATAAAAAGTCATACCCAAAGCATAGGATGAATATCTGTAGTATAACCATATGGATTCAGACCACAAGTATTATACTGAAGACCTATATCCATGGAAGCAGAGTAAGTACTGGGGGTACACTTTTCAATCAGGTTGTTTCATTATTCTGACACTTTCTGCAATAGATGAATATTACAGggttacagtacatttacctgacacttttctccaaagtgacttgcaattatttacgcATAAgtgcagctgggtagttttactggagcaattcagagtaagtaccttgctcaagggtactacagctggaggtgaagctCACACCTG encodes the following:
- the LOC108920311 gene encoding gamma-aminobutyric acid receptor subunit rho-2-like isoform X1; protein product: MMLRFSTLLLLLCLVLLAESRRSRIRRRRWTGAVETQKHGTSLSAKAQDVTKSRKLKTEHLLQVDDHDFTMRPSFGGPAIPVGVDVQVESLDSISEVDMDFTVTLYLRHYWKDERLAFPSSTNKSMTFDGRLVKKIWVPDVFFVHSKRSFIHDTTTDNIMLRVFPDGHVLYSLRVTVTAACNMDFSRFPLDSQTCSLELESYAYTDEDLMLYWKNGDESLSTDDRISLSQFLIQKFHTTSRLAFYSSTGWYNRLYINFTLRRHIFFFLLQTYFPATLMVMLSWVSFWIDRRAVPARVSLGITTVLTMSTIITGVNASMPRVSYIKAVDIYLWVSFVFVFLSVLEYAAVNYLTTVQERRDRKSLPCTCGMSHTRTMMLDGMYSEADTDSLAGYTTAPMVPEEREKPGHMAGTLSVSSVSTTTAKKKGLRGLRIIPNTHAIDTYSRMIFPGSYIIFNLIYWSVYC
- the LOC108920311 gene encoding gamma-aminobutyric acid receptor subunit rho-2-like isoform X2 yields the protein MTKDFTVTLYLRHYWKDERLAFPSSTNKSMTFDGRLVKKIWVPDVFFVHSKRSFIHDTTTDNIMLRVFPDGHVLYSLRVTVTAACNMDFSRFPLDSQTCSLELESYAYTDEDLMLYWKNGDESLSTDDRISLSQFLIQKFHTTSRLAFYSSTGWYNRLYINFTLRRHIFFFLLQTYFPATLMVMLSWVSFWIDRRAVPARVSLGITTVLTMSTIITGVNASMPRVSYIKAVDIYLWVSFVFVFLSVLEYAAVNYLTTVQERRDRKSLPCTCGMSHTRTMMLDGMYSEADTDSLAGYTTAPMVPEEREKPGHMAGTLSVSSVSTTTAKKKGLRGLRIIPNTHAIDTYSRMIFPGSYIIFNLIYWSVYC